In Chromatiaceae bacterium, a single genomic region encodes these proteins:
- a CDS encoding YaeQ family protein translates to MALNATIFRCVLQVSDMDRGYYQTHSLTVARHPSETDERMMVRILAFALNADEHLGFTRGLSQDDEPDLWQRSLSDDITLWVEIGQPDEKRIKRGCSRSDRVLVYCFQHRAASVWWKQISPKLGRFGHLSVFKLPEGVSEQLATLAQRSMELQCTIQDGEIWLSDEKISVHFQLEQLQ, encoded by the coding sequence ATGGCGCTGAACGCGACGATATTTCGATGTGTACTCCAGGTTTCCGACATGGACCGCGGCTACTATCAAACCCACAGTCTGACTGTCGCCCGGCATCCGTCCGAGACGGATGAGCGCATGATGGTGCGCATACTGGCCTTCGCGCTCAACGCCGATGAACACCTGGGCTTCACCCGTGGACTCAGCCAGGACGACGAACCCGACCTATGGCAGCGCTCACTCAGCGACGACATCACGCTATGGGTCGAGATCGGACAACCGGACGAGAAACGTATCAAAAGGGGCTGCTCGAGGTCCGACCGGGTATTGGTCTATTGCTTTCAGCATCGTGCGGCCAGTGTCTGGTGGAAGCAGATCTCGCCAAAGCTCGGACGCTTCGGCCACCTGTCGGTATTCAAGCTGCCGGAGGGCGTCAGCGAACAGCTCGCAACCTTGGCGCAACGCAGCATGGAACTGCAATGCACGATCCAAGACGGCGAGATCTGGTTGTCGGATGAGAAAATCAGCGTTCATTTCCAGCTCGAACAATTGCAGTAG
- a CDS encoding DMT family protein gives MNPIVVSVSLLVCSNVFMTFAWYAHLKELNNRPWLIAALVSWGIALFEYLLQVPANRVGYTALSVGQLKILQEVITLSVFVPFSVWYLKEPLKIDYLWSGLCLLGAVYFMFRGRFGA, from the coding sequence GTGAATCCGATCGTCGTCTCGGTCAGTCTGCTGGTGTGCAGCAACGTGTTCATGACATTCGCGTGGTATGCGCATCTGAAGGAACTCAACAACCGGCCCTGGCTGATCGCTGCATTGGTCAGTTGGGGCATTGCGCTGTTCGAATACCTGCTGCAGGTGCCGGCGAACCGTGTGGGATACACGGCGCTCAGCGTGGGGCAACTCAAGATCCTGCAAGAAGTGATCACACTGAGCGTGTTCGTTCCGTTCTCGGTGTGGTATCTGAAGGAACCGCTGAAGATCGATTATCTTTGGTCAGGTCTGTGTTTGCTCGGCGCTGTATATTTCATGTTCCGGGGCAGGTTTGGCGCATGA
- the can gene encoding carbonate dehydratase — MKTLQHLFDNNRAWANSVKERDPEFFTRLCKQQAPDYLWIGCSDSRVPANEIINLPPGEVFVHRNIANVVVHTDLNCLSVIQFAVEVLKVRHIIVCGHYGCGGVRAALEDGDHGLIDNWLRHIKDVGRFNADRLAALEPDQRADALCELNVIEQVTNVCNTTIVKNAWQRGADLTVHGWIYGIRDGILKSLVDDITELPAR; from the coding sequence TTGAAGACGCTGCAACATCTGTTCGACAACAACCGGGCCTGGGCGAACAGCGTCAAGGAGCGTGATCCCGAGTTCTTCACACGACTGTGCAAGCAGCAGGCACCCGACTACCTGTGGATCGGTTGTTCCGACAGCCGAGTGCCGGCCAACGAGATCATCAATCTGCCGCCCGGGGAGGTGTTCGTTCATCGCAACATCGCCAATGTGGTCGTGCATACCGACCTCAACTGTCTGTCGGTGATCCAGTTCGCGGTCGAGGTGCTCAAGGTCAGACATATCATTGTCTGTGGTCACTACGGATGTGGCGGTGTCCGGGCGGCGCTCGAAGACGGTGATCATGGCCTGATCGACAACTGGTTGCGGCATATCAAGGACGTCGGTCGCTTCAATGCGGACCGCCTGGCCGCACTCGAGCCGGATCAGCGGGCCGACGCACTGTGCGAACTCAACGTCATCGAGCAGGTGACCAATGTGTGTAACACCACGATCGTCAAGAATGCCTGGCAGCGCGGTGCGGACTTGACCGTGCACGGTTGGATCTACGGTATCCGCGACGGCATTCTGAAGAGCCTGGTCGACGACATTACCGAGCTGCCTGCGCGCTAG
- a CDS encoding DUF2788 domain-containing protein — MTLTEEQIADWGLTWGLTFLIGFMLFIIWDLARKSKAGKFGTFVLFFVLAFGMLGFIVKNVLQWFME; from the coding sequence ATGACGCTCACCGAGGAACAGATCGCCGACTGGGGCCTCACCTGGGGCCTGACCTTCCTGATCGGCTTCATGCTGTTCATCATCTGGGACCTCGCGCGCAAGTCCAAAGCCGGCAAGTTCGGCACCTTCGTGCTGTTCTTCGTGCTCGCCTTCGGCATGCTCGGATTCATCGTCAAGAACGTCCTGCAGTGGTTCATGGAATGA
- a CDS encoding DUF2189 domain-containing protein: MRRTGSPSLLHGLIVALVSIAIVALTLLRWELVIIAASCFLITGPFLATGLYALSRDLEQGGRPTVAHAVDAWRHASRCLFRFGLLLVLVCCLWVALSLALFYLFVNVRIADPADFLRYVLTQHDGLFTLWSILGGMVAAVVFGITVIAMPLMVDRDVDTWFAIRASVRAVGENPTTMVLWAMVILLTTGIACATLMLGFIVLYPVMGHASWHVYRDLVDASALPSHTTAE; the protein is encoded by the coding sequence ATGCGCCGGACGGGTTCACCGAGTCTGCTACACGGGCTGATCGTCGCATTGGTGAGTATCGCGATTGTCGCCCTGACGTTGTTGCGCTGGGAACTGGTGATCATCGCCGCATCGTGCTTCCTGATCACAGGACCCTTTCTCGCTACGGGCCTGTACGCACTCAGCCGCGACCTCGAGCAGGGCGGCAGACCAACCGTCGCGCACGCCGTCGACGCCTGGCGTCATGCGAGCAGGTGCCTGTTCCGGTTCGGCCTGCTATTGGTGTTGGTGTGCTGCCTCTGGGTCGCGCTGTCGCTGGCGTTGTTTTACCTGTTCGTCAACGTGCGTATCGCCGATCCCGCCGACTTTCTACGCTACGTGCTCACCCAGCATGACGGCCTGTTCACGCTGTGGAGCATCCTGGGTGGCATGGTCGCCGCCGTGGTGTTTGGCATCACTGTGATCGCGATGCCGCTGATGGTCGATCGCGACGTCGATACCTGGTTTGCGATCCGCGCGAGCGTGCGCGCGGTCGGCGAGAACCCGACCACCATGGTCTTGTGGGCGATGGTAATCCTGTTGACGACCGGTATCGCCTGCGCCACCCTGATGCTGGGCTTTATCGTGCTCTACCCGGTGATGGGTCACGCCTCGTGGCACGTCTATCGCGATCTGGTGGATGCCTCGGCACTGCCCAGCCATACGACGGCGGAGTAG
- a CDS encoding sulfur globule protein CV1 — protein sequence MKIAKIAAVAALIAASASASAWWGGGPWGGNNWDNNYNNGYGRGNGWGNTTGDFLGDGAAAGDFSMNMSGRANTNMRGYGNGYGYGDGWGRGYNYQAPGWGGYGPYGGGYGPYGYAPVAPPAPAPAAPAAESN from the coding sequence ATGAAAATCGCAAAGATCGCTGCAGTTGCAGCACTGATCGCTGCATCCGCTTCGGCATCGGCATGGTGGGGCGGTGGTCCTTGGGGTGGCAACAACTGGGACAACAACTACAACAACGGCTACGGTCGTGGCAACGGCTGGGGCAACACCACTGGCGACTTCCTGGGTGATGGCGCTGCTGCAGGCGACTTCAGCATGAACATGTCCGGTCGCGCGAACACCAATATGCGCGGCTACGGTAACGGCTACGGCTACGGCGACGGTTGGGGCCGCGGCTACAACTACCAGGCCCCGGGTTGGGGCGGCTATGGCCCGTACGGCGGCGGTTACGGCCCCTACGGATATGCACCGGTTGCGCCGCCTGCACCCGCACCGGCCGCACCGGCTGCAGAAAGCAACTAA
- a CDS encoding alpha/beta fold hydrolase: MLDLKFKTYGDAGRPTIVLLHGLFGAATNWGSVARTLSGDYHVIVPDLRNHGQSPHVPEHSYPAMAADMMALLDSSGLTQTILVGHSMGGKVAMYLALNHPERVERLAVVDISPVQYRHNFDAVFATFRAVDLARLQSRADADRQMAKGGLGDGVRAFLLQNLVKGPDAWHWRLNLDALEQSQATITGFPEHAGARYAGVTWFIHGALSDYVQPDYEEAIRRYFPNAVMCPVAGAGHWVYADQPLGFADCLQAFLTDSRQG, from the coding sequence ATGCTCGATCTCAAGTTCAAGACCTATGGCGACGCTGGCCGACCGACCATCGTGCTGTTGCACGGGCTGTTCGGGGCGGCCACCAACTGGGGCTCGGTCGCGCGTACCCTGTCCGGCGATTACCACGTGATCGTGCCCGATCTGCGAAACCATGGGCAGTCGCCGCACGTACCTGAACACAGCTATCCGGCAATGGCCGCAGACATGATGGCATTGCTGGACAGCAGCGGTCTGACGCAAACCATACTGGTGGGTCACAGCATGGGCGGCAAGGTCGCGATGTACCTTGCGCTCAACCACCCCGAACGGGTCGAGCGCCTGGCCGTCGTCGACATCTCACCGGTCCAGTACCGACACAACTTTGATGCGGTATTTGCCACCTTTCGTGCTGTTGACCTGGCACGGCTGCAGAGTCGTGCCGATGCCGACCGCCAGATGGCCAAGGGCGGACTCGGTGACGGTGTGCGCGCGTTCCTGTTGCAGAATCTGGTCAAGGGGCCGGATGCCTGGCACTGGCGGCTCAATCTGGATGCGCTCGAGCAGTCGCAGGCCACGATCACTGGGTTTCCCGAACATGCGGGCGCCCGCTATGCCGGCGTAACCTGGTTTATCCACGGAGCCCTTTCGGACTATGTGCAGCCAGACTACGAGGAAGCGATACGCCGTTACTTTCCAAACGCCGTGATGTGCCCGGTTGCCGGCGCCGGCCACTGGGTCTATGCCGACCAGCCGCTTGGCTTCGCGGATTGCCTCCAAGCCTTTCTCACAGACAGCCGCCAGGGCTGA
- the lpdA gene encoding dihydrolipoyl dehydrogenase, with amino-acid sequence MSEQRGIADIRTQVVVLGAGPGGYTAAFRAADLGKQVVLIERYASLGGVCLNVGCIPSKALLHTAEVINEVAELEHMGVRYTQPKIDLDKLRAGKDKVVGKLTGGLAALAKQRKVQVVTGVGRFADPQHVEVQTADGLTRIEFEHCIIACGSRAVQIPGFPNDDPRLIDSTGALALADVPKTMLIIGGGIIGLEMATVYATLGSQIDIVELQDGLIPGCDRDLIRPLQKRLEGKVDSILLKTKVSDIKAQKNGLKVTFEGDKAPAAKLYDRVLVAVGRTPNGKLINAEAAGVNVDERGFIPTDAHMRTNVPHIYAIGDVVGNPMLAHKATHEAKVAAEVIAGLPALFDPMTIPSVAYTDPEVAWMGLTETEAKDKGIAVEKGVFPWAASGRALGIGREEGMTKLIFDAKSKRLLGAGIVGRNAGELIGETVLALEMGADAEDIGLTIHPHPTLNETICFAAEMAEGSITDLMPPKKR; translated from the coding sequence ATGAGCGAGCAACGCGGAATTGCGGACATCCGCACCCAGGTCGTGGTGCTGGGCGCCGGACCGGGTGGTTACACGGCTGCTTTCCGCGCGGCCGATCTCGGCAAACAGGTGGTGTTGATCGAACGCTACGCAAGCCTCGGTGGCGTCTGCCTCAATGTCGGCTGCATTCCGTCGAAGGCGCTGCTGCATACCGCCGAGGTGATCAACGAGGTTGCCGAGCTGGAACACATGGGGGTGCGTTATACGCAACCGAAGATCGATCTCGACAAGCTGCGCGCCGGCAAGGACAAGGTGGTCGGCAAGCTCACCGGCGGTCTGGCCGCGCTGGCGAAACAGCGCAAGGTGCAGGTGGTCACCGGTGTCGGACGATTCGCAGACCCGCAACACGTCGAGGTGCAGACCGCCGACGGCCTGACACGCATCGAGTTCGAGCACTGCATCATCGCCTGTGGTTCACGGGCGGTGCAGATTCCCGGTTTTCCGAACGATGATCCGCGGCTGATCGATTCCACCGGCGCGCTGGCGCTGGCCGATGTCCCGAAGACCATGCTGATCATCGGTGGCGGCATCATCGGCCTGGAGATGGCGACCGTGTATGCGACGCTCGGCAGTCAGATCGATATCGTCGAGCTGCAGGACGGACTGATCCCGGGATGTGATCGCGACCTCATCCGGCCGCTGCAGAAACGCCTCGAGGGCAAGGTCGACAGCATCCTGCTGAAGACCAAGGTCAGCGACATCAAGGCGCAGAAGAACGGCCTCAAGGTGACTTTCGAGGGCGACAAGGCACCGGCGGCCAAACTGTACGACCGGGTGCTGGTCGCGGTCGGGCGGACACCGAACGGCAAACTGATCAATGCAGAGGCTGCGGGTGTCAACGTCGACGAGCGCGGGTTCATTCCCACCGACGCACACATGCGCACCAATGTCCCGCACATCTACGCGATCGGCGACGTGGTCGGCAACCCGATGCTGGCGCACAAGGCGACCCACGAAGCCAAGGTGGCTGCCGAGGTGATCGCCGGCCTGCCGGCGCTGTTCGATCCGATGACGATCCCGTCGGTCGCCTACACCGATCCCGAGGTCGCGTGGATGGGGCTCACCGAAACCGAAGCCAAGGACAAGGGTATCGCTGTCGAGAAAGGCGTGTTCCCGTGGGCTGCCTCCGGTCGTGCACTCGGCATCGGTCGCGAAGAGGGCATGACCAAGCTGATCTTCGATGCGAAGAGCAAGCGTCTGCTCGGGGCCGGCATCGTCGGCCGAAACGCGGGCGAACTGATCGGCGAGACGGTGCTCGCGCTGGAGATGGGCGCGGACGCCGAGGACATCGGGCTGACGATCCATCCCCATCCGACACTCAACGAGACCATCTGTTTTGCCGCCGAGATGGCCGAGGGCTCTATCACCGACCTGATGCCGCCGAAGAAACGCTGA
- the aceE gene encoding pyruvate dehydrogenase (acetyl-transferring), homodimeric type — MAVKPDIDPQETQEWLDALDGVLENEGPDRAHFLLEKLIDKARRSGAYLPYSANTAYLNTIPLTKQVPFPGDRSMERRIRSFVRWNAMAMVVQANRKSTELGGHIASFASSATLFDVGYNHFFRATNDNQEGDLVFIQGHSAPGVYARAYLEGRISEEQLNNFRQEVDGHGLSSYPHPWLMPNFWQFPTVSMGLGPLMAIYQARFMRYLHDRGLANAGDRKVWAYMGDGEMDEPESLGAISLAARERLDNLVFVVNCNLQRLDGPVRGNGKIIQELEAVFRGAGWNVIKVIWGGYWDPLLARDKDGLLLKRMEECVDGDYQAYKAHGGAYVREHFFGKYPQLAAMVANMTDEDIWRLNRGGHDPIKVHAAYAAAMSHTGQPTVILAKTVKGYGMGEAGEGQNITHSQKKMGEESLRAFRDRFNIPIPDDQISSAPYFKPPADSPEMEYLHARRAALGGYMPARRSKGNALTIPPLGTFKALLEGSGDREMSTTMAFVRFLTSLTRDKGVGKFVVPIVPDEARTFGMEGMFRQLGIYSSVGQLYKPVDSDQVMYYREDKKGQILQEGINEAGAMSSWIAAATSYSNNGVTMIPFYIYYSMFGFQRVGDLAWAAGDMQARGFLLGGTAGRTTLAGEGLQHQDGHSHLQAAFIPNCRAYDPTFAYELAVILHDGMKKMYEEQHNVFYYVTVMNENYVQPVMPEGVEDGIIKGMYLYRQGSRKKKRVQLMGSGTILREVIAAAALLEDEWNVAADVWSVTSFTELRREAMDVERWNLLHPMDKPRVPFVTKTLEAQKGPAVAATDYMRSFPEQVLPYLGDRHFIALGTDGFGRSDMRAQLRKFFEVNRHYVVVAALKALADVGEVDASLVAQAIKAYKIDPDKPNPATV, encoded by the coding sequence ATGGCAGTGAAACCGGATATCGATCCTCAGGAAACCCAGGAATGGCTCGATGCGCTCGACGGCGTACTCGAGAATGAGGGCCCGGACCGCGCCCACTTTCTGCTCGAAAAGCTGATCGACAAGGCGCGCCGATCCGGGGCCTATCTGCCCTACAGCGCGAACACCGCCTACCTGAACACGATCCCGCTGACCAAGCAGGTGCCCTTTCCCGGGGACCGCTCGATGGAAAGGCGGATCCGGTCGTTCGTGCGCTGGAACGCGATGGCGATGGTTGTGCAGGCGAACCGCAAGTCCACCGAGCTGGGCGGACACATCGCCAGTTTCGCGTCCAGCGCCACGCTGTTCGATGTCGGATACAACCATTTTTTCCGCGCCACGAACGACAACCAGGAGGGCGACCTGGTGTTCATCCAGGGACACTCGGCGCCCGGTGTCTATGCGCGCGCCTACCTCGAGGGGCGAATCAGCGAGGAACAGCTGAACAATTTCCGCCAGGAGGTCGACGGCCACGGTCTGTCGTCCTATCCGCATCCCTGGCTGATGCCCAATTTCTGGCAGTTCCCGACTGTATCGATGGGGCTGGGACCGCTGATGGCGATCTACCAGGCGCGCTTCATGCGCTACCTGCACGACCGCGGTCTCGCGAACGCCGGCGATCGCAAGGTCTGGGCCTACATGGGCGACGGCGAGATGGACGAACCCGAATCGCTCGGTGCGATCTCGCTGGCCGCCCGCGAGCGTCTCGACAACCTGGTGTTCGTCGTCAACTGTAACCTGCAGCGCCTCGATGGCCCGGTACGTGGCAATGGCAAGATCATCCAGGAACTCGAGGCCGTGTTCCGCGGTGCCGGCTGGAACGTCATCAAGGTGATCTGGGGCGGTTATTGGGACCCACTGCTGGCACGTGACAAGGATGGCCTGCTGTTGAAGCGCATGGAGGAATGCGTCGATGGCGACTACCAGGCCTACAAGGCGCATGGCGGCGCCTATGTGCGCGAGCACTTCTTCGGCAAGTACCCGCAACTCGCGGCGATGGTCGCGAACATGACCGACGAGGACATCTGGCGCCTGAACCGCGGCGGACACGACCCGATCAAGGTACATGCCGCTTACGCCGCGGCGATGAGCCATACCGGCCAGCCGACCGTGATCCTGGCGAAGACGGTCAAAGGCTACGGCATGGGCGAGGCGGGCGAGGGCCAGAACATCACGCATTCGCAGAAGAAGATGGGCGAGGAGTCGTTGCGCGCATTCCGTGACCGCTTCAACATCCCGATCCCCGACGATCAGATCAGCTCGGCCCCGTACTTCAAGCCACCCGCCGACAGTCCCGAGATGGAATACCTGCACGCGCGCCGCGCTGCACTTGGCGGTTATATGCCGGCACGGCGTTCCAAGGGCAACGCGTTGACGATTCCGCCGCTGGGCACGTTCAAGGCGCTGCTCGAGGGCAGCGGCGACCGCGAGATGTCCACGACGATGGCGTTCGTGCGTTTCCTGACCAGCCTGACGCGCGACAAGGGGGTCGGCAAGTTCGTCGTGCCGATCGTGCCGGACGAGGCACGCACCTTCGGCATGGAGGGCATGTTCCGCCAGCTCGGCATCTACTCCTCGGTCGGGCAGCTGTACAAACCGGTCGATTCCGATCAGGTGATGTACTACCGCGAGGACAAGAAGGGCCAGATCCTGCAGGAGGGCATCAACGAGGCGGGCGCGATGTCGTCGTGGATCGCCGCCGCGACGTCATACAGCAACAACGGGGTCACGATGATCCCATTCTATATCTACTACTCGATGTTCGGCTTCCAGCGCGTCGGCGACCTCGCCTGGGCGGCCGGCGACATGCAGGCGCGGGGTTTCCTGCTCGGCGGCACCGCGGGACGCACGACCCTGGCCGGCGAGGGCCTGCAGCATCAGGACGGTCACAGCCACCTGCAGGCCGCGTTCATTCCGAACTGCCGCGCCTACGACCCGACCTTTGCCTATGAGCTGGCGGTCATCCTGCACGACGGCATGAAGAAGATGTACGAGGAGCAGCACAACGTCTTCTACTACGTCACCGTGATGAACGAAAACTACGTCCAGCCCGTGATGCCGGAGGGTGTCGAGGACGGCATCATCAAGGGGATGTATCTGTACCGCCAGGGATCGCGCAAGAAGAAGCGCGTACAGCTGATGGGTTCCGGGACCATCCTGCGCGAGGTGATCGCCGCGGCTGCGCTGCTCGAGGACGAGTGGAATGTCGCCGCCGACGTGTGGAGCGTGACCAGCTTCACCGAGCTGCGGCGCGAGGCCATGGACGTCGAGCGTTGGAACCTGCTGCACCCGATGGACAAGCCGCGTGTCCCGTTCGTGACCAAGACCCTCGAAGCGCAGAAGGGACCGGCGGTGGCGGCGACCGACTACATGCGCAGCTTCCCCGAGCAGGTCCTGCCGTACCTCGGCGACCGGCATTTCATCGCCCTCGGCACCGATGGTTTCGGTCGTTCCGATATGCGTGCCCAGCTGCGCAAGTTCTTCGAGGTCAACCGCCACTACGTGGTGGTGGCGGCACTCAAGGCCCTGGCGGACGTCGGCGAGGTCGATGCCAGCCTGGTCGCACAGGCGATCAAGGCCTACAAGATCGATCCCGACAAGCCCAACCCCGCAACTGTCTGA
- the aceF gene encoding dihydrolipoyllysine-residue acetyltransferase, which produces MAQIIEVLLPDIGDFHDVEIIEILVKPGDQVAAEDPLITLESDKASMEIPAPQAGVVGEIKVQLGDKINEGDLILLLEPAAAVEGGASSPAAEPPIEAAELVDEAPVAEQQAAQPEAAPTAVAPAAGGEPVVREVQLPDIGDFHDVEIIEILATVGEPIEPEQSLLTLESDKASMEIPAPFGGVLKSIAVKVGDKVNEGDLIATIETVAATAATSAPEAPAAAPVAAPVEAPEVQRPAGEKEQLRRPVAARPSDAPRSRAHASPGVRRFARELGVDLAYVEGSGPKGRVLKEDVQGFVKRALAEGAPAASAAGGGALQLPTMPEVDFAKFGEVEERELGRIKKLSGAHLHRSWLNVPHVTQFDQADITELEDFRKSQKDEAAKAEVKLTFMPFLMKAVCKALTVYPQFNASLASDGERLVLKKYVHIGVAVDTPNGLVVPVIRDVDKKGVFDLARDLGEMSAKARAGKLAPGDMQGGCISISSLGGIGGTQFTPIVNAPEVAILGVSRAEMQPRWDGREFVPRLVMPFSLSYDHRVIDGAEGVRFTTYLGTLLGDIRRLLL; this is translated from the coding sequence GTGGCACAGATCATTGAAGTTTTGCTGCCGGATATAGGCGACTTCCACGACGTCGAGATCATCGAAATCCTGGTCAAGCCGGGCGACCAGGTCGCGGCCGAGGATCCGCTGATCACGCTCGAAAGCGACAAGGCCAGCATGGAGATTCCCGCGCCCCAGGCCGGAGTGGTCGGCGAGATCAAGGTCCAGTTGGGTGACAAGATCAACGAGGGCGATCTGATCCTGTTGCTGGAACCGGCGGCCGCCGTGGAGGGCGGTGCGTCGTCGCCGGCGGCCGAACCGCCGATCGAGGCGGCCGAGTTGGTCGACGAAGCGCCGGTTGCCGAACAGCAGGCCGCCCAACCGGAAGCGGCGCCCACCGCCGTGGCACCGGCGGCGGGTGGTGAGCCGGTGGTCCGCGAGGTGCAACTGCCGGATATCGGCGACTTCCACGATGTCGAGATCATCGAGATCCTGGCCACGGTCGGCGAGCCGATAGAGCCCGAGCAGTCGCTGCTGACGCTCGAGAGCGACAAGGCCAGCATGGAGATACCGGCGCCGTTCGGCGGGGTGCTGAAGTCCATCGCGGTGAAGGTCGGTGACAAGGTCAACGAGGGCGATCTGATCGCGACCATCGAGACAGTCGCGGCAACCGCCGCGACCTCGGCGCCCGAGGCGCCCGCCGCTGCGCCGGTGGCGGCACCGGTCGAGGCCCCCGAGGTGCAACGGCCGGCCGGCGAAAAGGAACAATTGCGCCGACCCGTGGCCGCCCGGCCTTCGGATGCGCCGCGCAGCCGCGCACACGCCAGTCCCGGGGTGCGTCGATTCGCCCGTGAACTGGGCGTGGACCTGGCGTATGTGGAAGGTTCGGGGCCGAAAGGGCGTGTTCTCAAGGAAGATGTCCAGGGATTCGTGAAACGGGCCCTCGCGGAAGGGGCGCCGGCGGCTTCGGCTGCAGGTGGCGGTGCCTTGCAGCTGCCGACGATGCCCGAAGTGGATTTCGCCAAGTTCGGCGAGGTCGAGGAGCGGGAACTCGGGCGCATCAAGAAGCTCAGCGGTGCCCATCTGCATCGCAGCTGGTTGAATGTGCCACACGTCACCCAGTTCGATCAGGCGGACATCACCGAACTCGAGGATTTCCGCAAGTCGCAGAAGGACGAGGCAGCGAAGGCGGAGGTCAAGCTGACCTTCATGCCGTTCCTGATGAAAGCCGTTTGCAAGGCGCTGACCGTCTATCCGCAATTCAATGCCTCGCTGGCGTCTGATGGCGAGCGCCTGGTCCTGAAGAAGTACGTGCACATTGGTGTCGCCGTCGACACCCCGAACGGACTCGTGGTGCCGGTGATCCGCGACGTCGACAAGAAGGGTGTCTTCGATCTGGCACGCGATCTCGGCGAGATGAGCGCGAAGGCGCGGGCCGGCAAGCTCGCGCCCGGCGACATGCAGGGTGGGTGCATCTCGATCTCCAGCCTGGGCGGTATCGGCGGCACCCAGTTCACCCCGATCGTGAACGCCCCGGAAGTGGCGATCCTCGGGGTTTCGCGCGCCGAGATGCAACCGCGCTGGGACGGCCGTGAATTCGTGCCGCGGCTGGTCATGCCGTTCAGTCTGTCGTACGACCACCGCGTGATCGACGGTGCCGAGGGCGTGCGATTCACGACCTATCTCGGGACCCTGCTGGGTGATATCCGCCGCCTGTTGTTGTAA
- a CDS encoding VacJ family lipoprotein has product MKKRDLMAKVVRGFAVAAIVVLSGCASVDDRDPSDPFERYNRDMYRFNDAIDRSVMRPLARGYRAITPATVDRGVTNFFNNLEDVRSAVNNLLQFKIGRAFSDVGRVAVNSTIGILGLLDVASNMNLPRYDEDFGQTLGVWGVGSGPYIVLPFFGPSSGRDGIGVVVDWFTDPVILVDNDYVRWGLRGLDIVDTRADLLDASRVIEQAALDPYAFIRDAYLQRRQDLVYDGNPPQE; this is encoded by the coding sequence ATGAAGAAGCGGGATTTGATGGCAAAGGTTGTCCGCGGTTTTGCGGTTGCCGCGATCGTGGTGCTCAGCGGCTGTGCGAGCGTTGACGATCGTGATCCGAGTGATCCCTTCGAGCGCTACAACCGTGACATGTACCGGTTCAACGACGCCATCGATCGCTCGGTGATGCGTCCCCTTGCACGGGGCTACCGGGCGATAACGCCGGCCACGGTAGATCGCGGAGTCACGAATTTCTTCAACAACCTCGAAGACGTGCGCTCGGCAGTTAACAATCTGCTGCAATTCAAGATCGGGCGTGCGTTCAGCGACGTGGGCCGGGTTGCGGTCAACAGTACGATCGGGATTCTTGGCCTGCTGGATGTGGCCAGCAACATGAACCTGCCCCGTTACGACGAGGACTTTGGCCAGACACTCGGTGTCTGGGGCGTGGGCTCAGGCCCCTACATCGTGCTGCCATTTTTCGGCCCCAGTTCCGGCCGCGATGGTATCGGGGTCGTGGTCGACTGGTTCACAGATCCGGTGATCCTGGTCGACAACGACTATGTCCGCTGGGGCCTCCGTGGCCTGGATATCGTCGATACCCGTGCGGACCTGTTGGACGCCAGTCGCGTCATTGAACAGGCCGCACTCGACCCCTATGCGTTCATACGTGACGCCTACCTGCAGCGACGCCAGGACCTGGTGTACGACGGCAATCCCCCCCAGGAATAA